The genomic segment TTCCTGTTTTTATTAATTTTTCTAACATCTCATCACTTTCAGTAGCTGGGCCTATTGTACATACTATTCTCGTCTTTTTTTCAAGCATATGATTCTCTCCTTTCTTTTTCTTTTATGAAAGTATTTTAGAGAGTTTTAATAAATCCATATCTAATTCTTTCTTTTCTGAAAGAACTTTTTCTATAGGAACTCTTGCCATATTTGATCTGCTGAGAGAAGTCATAACACCAAAATCTTTTTCTAATATAGCTTTTACAGCTTCATGACCCATTCTTGCTGCTAATAATCTATCGAAGGCACTTGGTGCTCCTCCTCTTTGAACATGACCAAGTATTGTTATTCTTGTTTCAAAACCAATTCTATTTTCAAGATGTCTTGAAACAGTATAAGCACTTGCAGCTCCTTCTGCTACAACTATTATAGAATTAATTTTTCCTCTTTGTCTTTCTTCCCAAATTCTTTCAGCTATAGCTTTAAAATCAACTGGATTTTCTGGTATTATTACAGCTTCTGCTCCAACAGCTATACCAGATGCAAGAGCTATATATCCCGAGCCTCTTCCCATTACTTCAACTACAAAAGCTCTTTCATGAGATGAAGCAGTATCTTTTAATTTTTGCATTGCTTCTACACAAGTATTTAAACAAGTATCAACACCTATACACATATCTGTAAAGGATATATCATTATCTATAGATCCTGGTATACCTATAACAGGAATTCCATGTTCTTCTGATAAAAGTTTTCCGCCTGTCAGACTACCTTCTCCACCTATAATAACTAAAACATCAATTCCTAATTCCTTTAAATTTTGAGCTGCTTTTGATCTTATTTCTGGAAGTTTAAACTCTGGAACTCTTGCTGTTCTAAGAATTGTTCCTCCTCTTTCCATTATTCCACCAACATCAGAAAAAGAAAACTTTCTGAATTCTTTATCAAGAATACCAGCAAAGCCTCTATAAAATGCATAAACTTCTAATCCTTCTGTAACCGCTGATCGGGTAACAGCTCTTATTGCTGCATTCATTCCTGGTGCATCTCCACCACTTGTTATAATACCTATTCTTTTTATTTCGGACATAAAAATAACCTCCTCGTTTCTTATGAAAGTTTAGCATATAATAAAATTGACCCATTTTATTATATCATTAATTATAAGTATTTTTTATTAAATTATAGTTTTTTTCTTTTATATATTCGAAATCATTTGTGATTTTTTTTATTATTACAACCGATATATTAATATACAGTAAAATAAAGTAAATTTTTGAATCATTATATTCTCATTGTGATATAATTATTTTTAAGGAGGGATTATTATGATTGAGTTATATGATAAGGATAAAATAGTTAATATCCTAAAAGGATATAGCATCAGAGTTACTCCCAATCGTTTAAAAGTGGCAGAAATAATTTTAAATTCAGAAGTTCATCCTTCAATCGATGAAATTCATACTATTTTAACTAAAAGCGGAAAAAATA from the Oceanotoga teriensis genome contains:
- the pfkA gene encoding 6-phosphofructokinase — its product is MKRIGIITSGGDAPGMNAAIRAVTRSAVTEGLEVYAFYRGFAGILDKEFRKFSFSDVGGIMERGGTILRTARVPEFKLPEIRSKAAQNLKELGIDVLVIIGGEGSLTGGKLLSEEHGIPVIGIPGSIDNDISFTDMCIGVDTCLNTCVEAMQKLKDTASSHERAFVVEVMGRGSGYIALASGIAVGAEAVIIPENPVDFKAIAERIWEERQRGKINSIIVVAEGAASAYTVSRHLENRIGFETRITILGHVQRGGAPSAFDRLLAARMGHEAVKAILEKDFGVMTSLSRSNMARVPIEKVLSEKKELDMDLLKLSKILS